A single Cannabis sativa cultivar Pink pepper isolate KNU-18-1 chromosome 7, ASM2916894v1, whole genome shotgun sequence DNA region contains:
- the LOC115697836 gene encoding berberine bridge enzyme-like 26 gives MFSKSSSVAVHQLLLYSLLFLQTYYSLATSANSSTAKNFIECVSINSELSVPVVTTIFTPNTSSFTSVLGSTPTNLRFLELSVPKPQFIFTPLHDSHVQAAVICSKQLGFHFRVRSGGHDYEGVSYVSEIETPFILIDLINLRLVHVDIEHNSAWVQAGATIGELYYKISQKSKVHGFPAGICPTVGIGGDITGGGYGAMLRKYGLAADNVLDARIVDVNGQILDREMMGKDLFWAIRGGGGGSFGIILWWKIKLVPVPETVTFFRVGKTLEQGATKLVYRWQQVMDKLDEDLFIDVLFQIVNSSTNNERTVKISYNALFLGDSNRLLKVLGDGFPELGLEKKDCMEMSWVESVLYVDEYPKGTPVQSLLQAKNTFRTYFKAKSDFVTVPIPEKALEGLWTRMLKEESPSMVWTPLGGMMSRISESKIPYPHRKGILFMIQYLTAWGDGDKDPERHIDWIREVYEYMTPYVSNSPRQAYVNYRDLDLGINKKNMCFDWPITDHWGVRYYNEENFKRLVRVKTKVDPHNFFRHEQSIPPLINY, from the coding sequence ATGTTTTCAAAATCATCATCCGTAGCAGTACACCAATTGCTACTATattctcttctttttctccAAACTTATTATTCATTGGCAACTTCAGCCAATTCAAGTACTGCTAAAAACTTCATTGAATGCGTCTCAATCAATTCTGAGCTTTCAGTTCCAGTAGTCACAACAATTTTCACACCAAACACATCTTCATTCACTTCTGTCCTCGGATCCACACCAACTAATCTCAGATTCTTAGAGCTCTCAGTTCCAAAACCCCAGTTCATCTTTACACCACTCCATGATTCCCATGTCCAAGCAGCTGTGATTTGCTCAAAACAGTTAGGCTTCCATTTCAGAGTTCGTAGTGGAGGCCACGACTATGAAGGAGTTTCCTACGTGTCTGAGATAGAAACTCCTTTTATTCTCATAGATCTCATCAACCTTCGACTCGTCCATGTTGACATCGAACATAACTCGGCTTGGGTTCAAGCTGGTGCTACAATTGGAGAACTTTACTACAAAATTTCTCAGAAAAGCAAAGTCCATGGCTTCCCAGCTGGGATTTGCCCGACTGTTGGCATTGGTGGAGATATCACGGGTGGAGGTTACGGTGCCATGCTTAGAAAATATGGCCTTGCAGCTGATAATGTCCTTGACGCTAGAATCGTTGATGTTAACGGTCAAATTCTCGATAGAGAAATGATGGGAAAGGACTTGTTTTGGGCGATCCGTGGTGGTGGAGGTGGGAGCTTTGGAATCATTCTTTGGTGGAAGATTAAGCTTGTACCAGTGCCTGAAACAGTGACATTTTTTAGAGTTGGTAAGACGTTGGAACAAGGTGCCACCAAACTCGTCTACCGGTGGCAACAAGTTATGGATAAGCTTGATGAAGATCTCTTCATTGATGTTCTTTTTCAGATAGTTAATTCTAGCACTAATAATGAAAGAACAGTCAAGATTAGTTACAACGCACTGTTTCTTGGGGACTCTAATAGACTCCTTAAGGTTCTTGGTGATGGTTTTCCTGAATTGGGTTTGGAGAAAAAGGATTGCATGGAAATGAGTTGGGTTGAATCAGTTCTTTACGTGGATGAATACCCAAAAGGAACACCAGTCCAAAGCCTTCTCCAGGCAAAAAATACATTCAGAACTTACTTCAAAGCAAAATCAGATTTTGTCACAGTTCCAATACCTGAGAAAGCCCTAGAAGGATTGTGGACAAGGATGTTAAAGGAGGAGAGTCCTTCTATGGTTTGGACTCCATTAGGTGGAATGATGAGTAGGATTTCGGAATCGAAAATTCCATACCCTCACAGAAAGGGAATCCTTTTCATGATTCAGTACTTAACTGCCTGGGGAGATGGAGACAAAGACCCAGAAAGGCACATTGATTGGATTAGGGAGGTGTATGAGTACATGACTCCTTATGTTTCCAACTCTCCAAGACAAGCTTATGTCAATTATAGAGATCTTGATTTGGGGATTAACAAGAAGAACATGTGCTTCGATTGGCCAATTACTGATCATTGGGGTGTTAGGTATTACAATGAGGAAAACTTTAAGAGATTGGTACGTGTGAAGACCAAAGTTGATCCCCATAACTTCTTCAGGCACGAACAGAGTATTCCACCTTTAATTAATTACTAG
- the LOC115697024 gene encoding berberine bridge enzyme-like 26 — translation MASVSSLSSIFLLQCLIFICAATPTSPASTPENFIQCVSKNSELSVPVTTTLFTPNNSSFNSILDSTATNLRFLRPSLPKPEFIFTPVHDSQVQAAVICLRKLGLQLRLRSGGHDFEGVSYTSESQAPFVIIDLVNLRRIEVNIEDTSAWVQAGATNGELYYRISQKSRVHTFPAGICTSLGIGGYITGGGYGSLLRKYGLAADNVVDALIVDVNGKILDRKAMGEDLFWAIRGGGGGSFGIILWWKIKLVSVPEKVTVFRITKTLEQGAKKIIHKWQHIADKLDEDLFLRVTTTVANGTKIGQRTIATTYEALFLGNTNGLLRIMDHSFPELGLIKKDCMEMSWIETAAFLEGRQNGTPVEYLLQSKSIFNTFFKGKSDFIKKPIPDVGLEGLWERLLEKDIQAAIIWTPYGGKMSMIPESDSPFPHRKGIIFMSLYFNTWNIGEQHPEKHINWNRKLYEYMAPYVSMSPREAYVNYRDLDIGRNKKMNNPTSFKQSRVWGEKYFKANFDRLVSVKSKVDPDNFFWHEQSVPPRK, via the coding sequence ATGGCAAGTGTTTCATCGTTAAGCTCCATTTTCCTTCTTCagtgtttaatttttatatgcGCTGCAACTCCAACTTCACCAGCTTCAACTCCAGAAAACTTTATCCAATGCGTGTCCAAAAATTCCGAACTTTCAGTACCAGTCACCACAACCCTTTTCACACCAAACAATTCTTCATTCAATTCAATACTCGACTCCACGGCAACAAATCTCAGGTTCTTGAGACCTTCTCTCCCAAAACCAGAGTTTATATTCACTCCAGTACATGATTCCCAAGTCCAAGCAGCCGTTATTTGTTTGAGAAAGCTGGGATTACAACTCAGACTTCGTAGCGGAGGACACGACTTCGAAGGAGTCTCCTACACATCTGAAAGTCAAGCCCCTTTCGTCATTATTGATCTAGTCAATCTTAGACGTATCGAGGTTAACATCGAAGATACCTCGGCGTGGGTTCAGGCCGGTGCCACAAATGGAGAACTTTATTATAGAATCTCTCAGAAAAGCAGAGTACATACTTTCCCAGCTGGAATTTGCACGAGTTTAGGCATCGGCGGCTACATAACAGGAGGTGGTTATGGCTCTCTGCTAAGAAAATATGGTCTGGCGGCTGATAACGTTGTTGATGCTCTAATCGTCGATGTTAATGGTAAAATTCTCGATAGAAAAGCCatgggagaagacttgttttgGGCAATaagaggtggtggtggtggaagCTTTGGAATCATTCTTTGGTGGAAGATTAAACTTGTTTCCGTCCCGGAAAAAGTTACCGTTTTTCGAATCACTAAGACTTTGGAGCAAGGAGCGAAGAAGATCATCCATAAGTGGCAACATATTGCGGATAAGCTTGATGAAGATTTATTCCTTAGGGTCACTACGACAGTGGCTAACGGTACAAAGATTGGTCAAAGAACTATAGCAACTACTTATGAAGCTCTGTTCCTTGGAAATACTAATGGACTTTTACGAATTATGGATCATAGCTTTCCTGAGTTGGGTTTGATCAAGAAAGATTGTATGGAAATGAGTTGGATTGAGACTGCGGCGTTTCTTGAAGGAAGACAGAATGGAACACCAGTGGAGTACCTTCTTCaatcgaaatctatattcaaTACCTTTTTCAAAGGAAAGTCTGACTTTATCAAGAAACCCATACCAGATGTTGGTCTGGAGGGGCTGTGGGAAAGGTTGTTGGAGAAAGATATTCAAGCGGCCATAATATGGACTCCATATGGTGGAAAGATGAGCATGATTCCGGAATCTGATTCCCCTTTCCCTCATAGGAAAGGAATCATTTTCATGAGTCTGTACTTTAACACTTGGAATATTGGAGAGCAACACCCTGAAAAACACATTAATTGGAATAGAAAGTTGTACGAGTATATGGCTCCTTATGTTTCCATGTCTCCACGTGAAGCTTATGTGAATTATAGGGATCTTGATATTGGGAGGAACAAGAAGATGAACAACCCTACAAGCTTTAAACAATCAAGAGTTTGGGGGGAAAAGTATTTCAAGGCTAACTTCGATAGATTGGTCAGTGTGAAAAGTAAAGTTGATCCGGATAACTTCTTCTGGCATGAACAGAGTGTTCCACCTCGAAAATGA